One genomic window of Wolbachia endosymbiont (group B) of Eucosma cana includes the following:
- the guaA gene encoding glutamine-hydrolyzing GMP synthase, whose translation MSAIAVIDFGSQFTQLIARQIREMGVYCEIFPSNIDFETVSKFNGFIFSGGPQSVNDNCSEVSEVAHKIIKLNETINTPILGICYGQQLICHYFGAKVRKEFNQEFGKTKIKILKESPIIKDTWDVNSEVDVLMNHADSVETIPQGFTAIASGIINQTIAIIANEQRKIYCTQFHPEVKPTTNGSKLLSNFLDIANCERDWTMKSFIEKQKEKIQNLVGEKKVIAAVSGGVDSSVAAVLTHKAIGKQLNCIFIDTGLLRKSQTTAMLKEIPINYVDKSNLFLSRLKGITDPEEKRKIIGNTFIEVFEEEAKKIGDVDFLMQGTIYSDVVESGHASGNTSTIKSHHNVGGLPEKMNLKLVEPLRYLFKDEVRLLGKEIGLSDEIIFQHPFPGPGLAVRIIGEVDEEKVRILQEVDEIYINTMKNYDLYDKIWQAFAVLLPVKTVGVMGDNRTYGYVCALRAVTSSDGMTADAFPFENKDQHSLVFWRFLQDVSSIIVNKVSGVNRVVYDLTSKPPATIEWE comes from the coding sequence TTGTCAGCAATTGCCGTTATTGATTTTGGTTCACAGTTTACACAGCTTATTGCAAGACAAATCAGGGAAATGGGCGTTTACTGTGAAATATTTCCAAGCAATATCGATTTCGAAACAGTATCAAAATTCAATGGATTTATTTTTTCTGGAGGACCGCAATCTGTAAATGACAATTGCTCTGAAGTAAGTGAAGTAGCACATAAAATTATAAAACTTAACGAAACAATAAACACTCCTATACTTGGAATATGTTATGGACAGCAACTCATTTGTCATTATTTCGGGGCAAAGGTAAGAAAAGAATTCAATCAGGAATTTGGCAAAACTAAAATCAAGATACTAAAAGAATCCCCAATTATAAAGGATACTTGGGACGTTAATTCCGAAGTCGATGTGCTAATGAACCATGCAGACAGTGTCGAAACTATACCGCAAGGATTTACTGCTATTGCCTCAGGTATAATAAATCAAACAATCGCAATAATTGCCAACGAACAGCGGAAGATTTACTGTACTCAGTTCCATCCTGAAGTTAAGCCTACGACAAATGGTAGTAAACTTCTCTCTAATTTCTTAGATATTGCAAATTGTGAGAGAGATTGGACAATGAAGTCATTCATTGAAAAACAGAAGGAAAAAATTCAAAACTTAGTAGGGGAGAAAAAAGTAATTGCTGCAGTAAGTGGGGGGGTTGATTCAAGTGTTGCAGCAGTTCTTACACACAAAGCTATAGGAAAACAATTAAACTGTATTTTTATCGATACTGGGTTATTGCGTAAGAGCCAGACCACTGCTATGTTAAAAGAAATTCCAATAAATTACGTTGATAAATCAAACTTGTTTTTAAGTAGGTTAAAGGGAATAACTGATCCGGAAGAAAAGCGAAAAATTATCGGCAATACTTTTATCGAAGTATTTGAAGAAGAGGCAAAAAAAATAGGTGATGTGGATTTTTTAATGCAAGGCACCATTTACTCTGATGTAGTTGAATCAGGTCACGCTTCAGGAAACACTAGTACAATTAAATCTCATCACAATGTTGGTGGGTTGCCAGAAAAAATGAATCTGAAACTAGTAGAACCTTTACGCTATCTCTTTAAAGATGAAGTAAGGCTGCTTGGCAAAGAAATTGGGCTTTCAGATGAGATAATATTTCAACATCCATTTCCTGGACCTGGACTTGCAGTGAGGATCATAGGTGAGGTTGATGAAGAAAAGGTACGAATATTGCAAGAAGTAGATGAAATATATATCAACACAATGAAAAATTATGATCTGTATGATAAAATATGGCAGGCTTTTGCTGTACTGTTACCAGTAAAAACTGTGGGAGTTATGGGAGATAATCGTACATACGGATATGTTTGCGCTTTAAGGGCTGTGACTTCATCTGATGGCATGACAGCTGATGCATTTCCATTTGAAAATAAAGATCAACATTCGTTAGTATTTTGGAGGTTTTTGCAAGACGTCAGTAGTATAATTGTTAACAAAGTTTCCGGAGTAAATCGAGTTGTGTATGATTTAACTTCCAAACCACCAGCAACTATTGAGTGGGAGTAG
- a CDS encoding malonyl-CoA decarboxylase, whose protein sequence is MIKESLAKTDIVKVEDKKATKGFFKILGEVADAVRSWVGNIGPDLSSSRDVDSLVLKMNECLNPKGGEVSARKNTVSLGNLYLSLSEAGQIKFLQTLAEKFNPDKTKIDEEIKVYKKNQDSESSYKFEQDLIKVLESPRSKILKQFISLPEGLKFIVDMRSDVLKLKNQYKSLSPLENELKSILCTLVDVDLLDLHQITWDSPASLLEKLIKYEAVHKISSWGDLKNRLDSDHLCFAFFHYKIPNEPLIFVEVALMNEIADSIQHVLDESVPSSDPSSASTAIFYSISNTQTGLSGISLGNFLIKRVVEKLSQEFKSVKVYATLSPVPGFTKWLKNQDVALLGKLNIKQSGIEILESIKTNIECEKQSLLKLCAHYLLKVKSSGGGAYDPVAHFHLSNGASIKQINWMADTSEKGISQSAGIMVNYLYELPKIDNNHENYMINKVISHSKKVSAMLKE, encoded by the coding sequence ATGATAAAAGAATCATTAGCAAAAACTGATATAGTAAAAGTTGAAGATAAGAAAGCAACAAAGGGCTTTTTTAAAATATTAGGTGAAGTAGCAGATGCTGTAAGGTCATGGGTTGGCAATATTGGCCCTGATTTAAGTAGTAGTCGCGATGTCGATAGTTTAGTCTTGAAGATGAACGAATGCTTAAACCCAAAGGGGGGTGAAGTCTCAGCACGTAAGAACACCGTATCTCTTGGTAATTTGTACTTGAGTTTATCAGAGGCAGGTCAAATAAAATTTTTACAAACCCTGGCAGAAAAGTTCAATCCGGATAAAACGAAAATAGATGAAGAAATAAAAGTATATAAGAAAAATCAAGATTCTGAGTCGAGCTATAAGTTTGAACAAGACTTAATAAAAGTCCTTGAATCACCACGCTCTAAAATATTGAAGCAGTTTATCTCCTTACCGGAGGGCCTTAAGTTTATTGTTGATATGCGTTCTGATGTACTCAAGCTGAAGAATCAATATAAAAGTCTAAGTCCACTAGAAAACGAATTAAAAAGTATACTTTGTACTTTGGTTGATGTTGATCTACTTGATCTTCATCAAATCACCTGGGATTCACCTGCATCATTGTTGGAAAAACTTATAAAATACGAAGCTGTACATAAAATTTCCTCTTGGGGTGACTTAAAAAACAGACTAGATTCTGATCATCTCTGTTTTGCTTTCTTTCATTACAAAATACCAAATGAACCTTTAATTTTTGTAGAGGTTGCACTGATGAATGAGATTGCAGATAGTATTCAACACGTTTTGGACGAGTCAGTTCCTTCAAGTGACCCAAGCAGTGCAAGTACTGCTATATTCTATTCAATATCAAACACTCAAACTGGTTTATCTGGAATTAGCCTCGGTAACTTTTTAATAAAGAGAGTCGTAGAAAAACTATCGCAAGAATTTAAAAGCGTAAAAGTGTATGCAACTCTTTCTCCAGTTCCTGGATTTACAAAATGGCTAAAAAATCAAGACGTAGCTTTATTAGGTAAGCTTAATATAAAACAATCAGGTATAGAAATTTTAGAAAGCATAAAAACTAACATTGAATGCGAAAAACAGTCCCTACTGAAACTTTGTGCACATTATTTGCTAAAGGTTAAAAGCAGTGGTGGGGGTGCTTATGATCCAGTAGCACACTTTCATTTAAGCAATGGTGCATCAATCAAACAAATCAACTGGATGGCTGATACTTCTGAAAAAGGCATTAGTCAGTCAGCCGGAATAATGGTGAATTATCTGTACGAGCTGCCTAAAATAGATAACAATCATGAGAATTATATGATTAATAAAGTGATTTCTCATTCAAAAAAAGTGTCAGCTATGTTAAAGGAATAA
- a CDS encoding IS3-like element ISWpi17 family transposase (programmed frameshift): MATKKYEPELKAKIALEAIKNQKSTAEICSEYKIPSTNLYDWRDRVLARLKDLFVEESESARKQRILAQEIESLHKVIGELTVENSYLKKKFTEISKKDRVRFIEKDSDLSIRKQADLLGICRSSLYYRPIINNESEVANLIQEVYLASDCRYGYRKITAEIIASGVVVNHKKILRIMKKMKISGLYCRKRCNTSIKEKKHKIYPYLLKDLIICRVNQVWATDITYIMVEGKFIYFVAIMDLYSRYIIAHSLSPYLDAGFCLYTLKEALKQGKPEIFNSDQGVQFTSYNFIMELERANIKISMDHKGRCFDNIFVERLWRTLKQEAIYYYRPNSIRDLNLIINDFVAWYNYRRRHQTLHYKVPADLYYHKQ, translated from the exons ATGGCAACAAAAAAATATGAACCAGAGTTAAAAGCAAAGATAGCTTTGGAAGCAATAAAAAATCAAAAAAGCACAGCTGAGATATGTAGTGAATATAAAATACCATCAACAAATCTATATGATTGGCGTGATAGAGTATTGGCAAGGTTAAAAGACCTATTTGTTGAAGAAAGTGAAAGTGCGAGAAAACAAAGAATCTTAGCGCAAGAAATAGAAAGTTTACATAAAGTAATAGGAGAATTGACAGTGGAAAATAGCTATTTGAAAAAAAAAT TTACTGAAATAAGCAAAAAAGATAGAGTAAGGTTTATAGAAAAAGATTCTGATCTGTCAATTAGGAAACAGGCTGATTTATTGGGGATTTGCAGATCTAGCCTATATTATAGGCCTATAATTAATAACGAAAGTGAAGTAGCAAATTTGATTCAAGAAGTATATTTGGCTTCTGATTGCCGTTATGGATATCGTAAAATTACTGCTGAAATCATAGCGAGTGGAGTAGTAGTCAATCACAAAAAAATCTTAAGAATTATGAAAAAAATGAAGATTAGTGGGCTGTATTGTAGAAAAAGATGTAATACAAGTATTAAAGAAAAAAAGCATAAAATATATCCTTATTTACTCAAAGATTTGATTATTTGTAGAGTTAATCAGGTATGGGCTACTGATATAACATATATTATGGTAGAAGGTAAGTTTATCTATTTTGTGGCAATAATGGACTTGTATAGTCGCTATATTATTGCTCATTCATTATCACCATATCTCGATGCTGGATTTTGCCTTTATACTCTCAAAGAAGCTCTAAAACAAGGTAAACCTGAGATTTTTAATAGTGATCAGGGGGTGCAGTTTACTAGCTACAACTTTATTATGGAATTAGAGCGTGCTAATATTAAAATCAGTATGGACCATAAAGGACGTTGCTTCGACAATATATTTGTTGAGCGCTTATGGAGAACTTTAAAGCAAGAAGCTATATATTATTATAGACCAAATAGTATCAGAGATTTAAATCTTATAATAAATGATTTTGTTGCTTGGTATAACTATAGAAGGCGACATCAGACTCTACATTATAAAGTTCCTGCTGATCTTTATTATCATAAACAGTAA
- a CDS encoding patatin-like phospholipase family protein produces MIKYILSVDGGGIRGIIPAIILAEIEQRTRKPIAEIFDLMAGTSTGGIVVAGLCKKDKPQYSANDLVEFYREYGPYIFKSSFFRRSILSWFNCAQYPYKNIEFVLDKYFGDDTLQNTLNNVLLTSYDIQNNCPFFFKSWKEGNIKLKDALRAATAAPTYFAPKYLKVNQKEMVLVDGGVFANNPAACAYASGKRLFPNDDILLLSVGTGRTDRSIANSKRLGKIGWIKPLLHVMFASSLDAVNYQLDQVIADKYIRVQSQLKIASPDMDNITSKNIKSLQQEANAMIEDNQKVIEKFCIEILNI; encoded by the coding sequence ATGATTAAATATATTTTATCCGTTGATGGAGGTGGCATTAGAGGCATCATACCAGCCATTATTCTAGCAGAAATAGAGCAAAGGACAAGAAAACCGATAGCTGAAATCTTTGATCTTATGGCAGGGACCTCAACCGGTGGAATTGTTGTAGCTGGATTATGTAAAAAAGATAAACCTCAATATTCTGCTAATGATTTAGTCGAGTTCTATCGGGAATATGGACCATATATTTTCAAGTCTTCATTTTTTAGGCGATCAATATTATCTTGGTTTAACTGTGCACAATACCCATATAAAAATATTGAATTTGTATTGGACAAATATTTTGGTGATGATACTCTACAAAACACTTTAAATAATGTACTGCTTACCAGTTACGACATTCAGAATAATTGCCCATTTTTCTTCAAAAGCTGGAAAGAAGGTAATATTAAGCTGAAAGATGCACTCAGAGCTGCAACGGCTGCACCTACTTACTTTGCACCTAAATATTTAAAAGTCAACCAAAAGGAAATGGTATTAGTGGATGGAGGGGTGTTTGCCAATAATCCAGCGGCTTGTGCATATGCAAGTGGTAAGAGATTATTTCCAAATGATGATATTCTACTGTTATCGGTAGGTACTGGCAGAACAGATAGAAGCATAGCCAATTCAAAGAGATTGGGAAAAATAGGCTGGATAAAGCCACTACTACATGTGATGTTTGCCTCAAGTTTAGATGCAGTAAATTACCAACTTGATCAAGTTATAGCTGATAAATATATACGCGTACAATCGCAACTAAAAATAGCATCACCTGACATGGATAATATTACATCAAAAAATATCAAATCTCTTCAGCAAGAGGCAAATGCAATGATAGAGGACAATCAGAAAGTGATAGAAAAATTCTGTATAGAAATATTAAATATATAA
- the lepA gene encoding translation elongation factor 4 → MNNIRNFAIIAHIDHGKSTLADRLIEECNGLETREMTNQVLDSMDIERERGITIKAQTVKLNYTANNGNKYCLNLMDTPGHVDFSYEVSRSLAACEGSLLVVDSSQGVEAQTLANVYKAIDNNHEIIVVLNKVDLPAADPERIKLQIEEVIGIDATESILISAKTGLGIKDVLEAIVTKLPAPQGDTNAPLQAILVDSWYDPYLGVVILVRVKNGVLKKGMRIVMMSNNATYQVDNIGIFTPKKVMTGELSAGEVGFITASMKEVADCKVGDTITEEKRPCSKALPGFKEVHPVVFCSIFPNNTDDFKYLREALEKLHLNDASFTFDAETSNALGYGFRCGFLGMLHLEVIQERLEREFDLDLTATAPSVIYKVATQNGKVLNIHNPSDMPDPTKIEIVEEPWITATIMVPDQYLGEILSLCEERRGEQQDLSYVGNTTTALLKYKLPLSEVVFDFYDRLKSISKGYASLDWEISNYQESQIDKLSFLVNGEPVDALACIVHKSRAEKRGREICARLKDLIPRQQYKIAIQAAVGGKIIARETINPYRKDVTAKLYGGDVTRRMKLLEKQKKGKKRLHSVGNINIPQNAFIEALKIND, encoded by the coding sequence ATGAACAATATAAGAAATTTTGCAATAATAGCACATATAGATCATGGGAAGTCAACTCTTGCTGATCGTTTGATAGAAGAATGTAACGGTCTTGAGACAAGGGAAATGACCAATCAGGTACTTGACTCAATGGATATAGAGCGTGAACGTGGAATTACAATCAAAGCACAAACGGTAAAACTCAATTACACTGCAAATAATGGTAATAAATATTGCCTCAACCTCATGGACACACCAGGTCATGTTGACTTTTCATATGAAGTCAGCCGAAGCTTAGCCGCATGTGAAGGCTCACTTTTGGTAGTAGATAGCAGCCAAGGAGTTGAAGCTCAGACTCTGGCAAATGTCTACAAGGCAATTGACAATAATCATGAGATAATAGTTGTGCTTAATAAAGTCGATCTTCCTGCTGCAGATCCAGAAAGGATAAAGCTTCAGATTGAAGAGGTAATCGGAATTGATGCAACTGAGTCAATTTTGATATCGGCAAAAACTGGTCTTGGGATAAAGGATGTACTTGAAGCTATAGTGACAAAACTTCCCGCTCCTCAAGGTGATACAAATGCTCCACTGCAAGCAATTTTAGTTGATAGTTGGTATGATCCTTACCTAGGAGTAGTAATTTTAGTGCGAGTTAAAAATGGAGTACTAAAAAAAGGCATGAGAATCGTTATGATGTCTAATAATGCTACATATCAGGTCGATAATATCGGTATTTTCACTCCTAAAAAAGTTATGACTGGTGAACTTTCAGCAGGTGAAGTTGGTTTTATAACTGCTTCAATGAAAGAAGTAGCAGACTGCAAAGTAGGAGACACTATTACTGAAGAGAAAAGGCCGTGCAGCAAGGCATTACCTGGCTTTAAAGAAGTACATCCTGTAGTATTTTGCAGTATTTTTCCCAATAACACAGATGATTTTAAATATTTAAGGGAAGCACTAGAAAAATTACATTTAAATGATGCTAGTTTTACATTTGATGCTGAAACGTCAAATGCGCTAGGTTATGGATTTCGTTGCGGTTTCTTAGGAATGCTACATCTTGAAGTCATTCAAGAAAGACTCGAAAGAGAATTTGATTTAGATCTAACAGCAACTGCACCGAGTGTTATATATAAAGTTGCAACACAAAATGGTAAAGTTTTAAATATCCATAACCCAAGCGATATGCCAGACCCTACAAAAATTGAAATAGTGGAAGAACCATGGATCACTGCAACTATAATGGTACCTGATCAATATTTAGGAGAGATTCTATCTCTGTGTGAAGAGAGGAGAGGAGAACAGCAGGATTTATCTTATGTTGGTAATACGACAACAGCACTACTGAAGTATAAATTACCGCTGTCTGAGGTTGTTTTTGATTTTTACGATAGACTAAAATCAATTTCCAAGGGATATGCAAGTTTAGATTGGGAAATATCCAATTATCAGGAAAGTCAGATAGATAAATTAAGTTTTTTAGTTAATGGAGAACCTGTGGATGCGTTAGCCTGCATTGTTCATAAAAGCAGGGCAGAAAAAAGAGGCCGTGAAATATGTGCACGTTTGAAAGACTTGATACCACGCCAGCAATATAAAATCGCGATTCAAGCGGCAGTAGGCGGAAAAATTATTGCTAGAGAAACGATTAACCCGTATAGAAAAGATGTAACAGCCAAGCTCTATGGTGGAGACGTCACACGAAGGATGAAGCTGCTTGAAAAGCAGAAGAAAGGTAAGAAAAGATTGCATTCTGTGGGAAACATAAACATCCCACAAAATGCTTTTATTGAGGCTTTGAAAATAAATGATTAA
- a CDS encoding helix-turn-helix domain-containing protein, whose translation MFASVGKTAFRGFIYDNSEHIGSASYELGKKIEGCRIVQGYTQAKLASKIGLTHKEIHNFELGCKAITIKESYIIAGALSVNVIDLLPGPTVLREYKDEDEEILYLTKIYENQKLGKIVPSLVRFVHISEKINQEEAKIEVAKNLVQEGVSVDIISQVTRLSTYEYDDIEKEICTDSILYKVGKRIKEERLIREYTQEDLANKIGSTPKEIHDYERGYTDIPIEILYKIAKTLSVNIKALGLTEHENEPVLRFVGKCEKIEDQELLDTVARSLSEGMQTGKEKVKKAEKIKIAKDLVKEGVAIDIILRASGLTADECEN comes from the coding sequence ATGTTTGCTTCTGTAGGAAAAACAGCTTTTAGAGGATTTATCTATGATAATTCAGAGCATATTGGCTCAGCAAGCTACGAGCTGGGGAAAAAAATAGAAGGTTGTAGGATAGTACAAGGGTATACTCAGGCAAAATTAGCAAGCAAAATTGGTTTAACACATAAGGAAATACATAACTTTGAACTAGGGTGCAAGGCTATTACAATCAAAGAATCGTATATAATAGCAGGAGCATTGTCAGTTAATGTTATAGATCTACTTCCAGGACCAACAGTACTAAGAGAATATAAAGATGAAGATGAGGAAATACTCTATCTAACAAAAATATACGAGAATCAAAAGTTAGGCAAAATAGTACCTTCATTAGTCAGGTTTGTTCATATTAGCGAAAAAATTAATCAAGAAGAAGCGAAAATAGAAGTAGCAAAGAATCTAGTGCAAGAAGGAGTTTCAGTTGATATTATTTCCCAAGTGACTCGCTTATCTACTTATGAATATGATGATATAGAGAAAGAAATTTGTACTGATTCTATACTCTACAAAGTAGGGAAAAGGATAAAAGAGGAGAGATTAATACGGGAATACACTCAGGAGGACTTGGCAAATAAAATCGGTTCAACACCTAAAGAAATACATGACTATGAACGAGGATATACAGACATTCCAATTGAAATATTATATAAGATAGCAAAGACATTATCAGTTAACATTAAAGCTCTTGGACTAACAGAACATGAAAATGAGCCAGTTTTGAGATTTGTAGGTAAATGCGAAAAAATTGAGGATCAAGAATTACTGGATACGGTAGCTAGATCTTTATCTGAAGGAATGCAAACTGGTAAAGAAAAGGTTAAAAAAGCAGAGAAAATCAAAATTGCAAAAGATCTAGTTAAGGAAGGTGTTGCTATTGATATTATTTTGCGAGCAAGTGGCCTAACTGCTGATGAGTGTGAAAATTGA
- a CDS encoding type II secretion system protein GspD, with translation MYAALMAILKCLILLFIISCTHLPNKQHSVNIDNYKHDYSLQQYNTPLKNNEPAIPEMIPLPVEFPDLTTSNQFLSINVDEKVPVKDLLIEIGKLSDVNLDIDPQISGNIILKLKDKNINEVIQSIANSAKLRYSMNNGVIRIEQDLPYAQNYYVDFINIQHSAQSNFVVSGNVTSSDADRNVRKSQYSSDLWSSLEKGLNAIMDVNGVDDGEFLSSNREAGVIILNARKDIHKAVEEYINKVKRLASSQVMIEAKIVEVVLDDKYLSGINLNDLHNETKSITNQDSSITSLVMNSDLENLVKTLDKFGTSTVISSPRVHAINNQQAMISFTKNHIYFTSDIQKDTGNSNHALITKMNSTPIGVVLIIHPSINIDTNEIFMDIHPTLSRINNYTKDPNIEYVAQQNKMKLNSDIPIIETREMHSTLKIKSGEVMVIGGLIEHRKDNQNLLHQKSKKLAKTVETVIFLKATIVPTLGLLDIKDRNLYIY, from the coding sequence TTGTATGCTGCCCTCATGGCTATTTTAAAATGTTTAATACTCCTTTTCATTATTTCTTGTACACATCTACCTAACAAGCAACATTCTGTTAATATAGACAATTATAAGCACGATTATTCGTTGCAACAATATAATACTCCTTTGAAGAATAACGAACCAGCAATACCAGAAATGATACCTTTACCGGTAGAGTTTCCCGATCTTACAACCAGTAATCAGTTTCTTTCGATTAATGTTGATGAAAAAGTGCCAGTAAAGGATTTACTGATTGAGATAGGAAAACTTTCTGACGTTAACTTAGACATAGATCCCCAGATATCAGGTAATATTATTTTAAAGCTAAAGGATAAGAATATAAATGAAGTAATTCAGAGTATAGCCAACAGCGCCAAATTGCGTTACTCAATGAATAATGGTGTAATTAGAATTGAACAGGATTTGCCATACGCACAAAATTATTACGTAGACTTCATCAATATTCAACACTCTGCTCAAAGCAATTTTGTCGTTAGTGGCAATGTTACAAGCAGCGATGCTGACAGGAATGTTAGAAAGTCTCAATATAGCAGTGACTTATGGAGTTCATTAGAAAAAGGCTTAAATGCAATAATGGATGTTAATGGAGTGGATGATGGTGAATTTCTTTCATCCAACAGAGAAGCTGGTGTCATTATTCTGAATGCCAGGAAGGATATTCATAAAGCTGTTGAAGAATATATTAATAAAGTTAAGAGACTGGCGTCTTCTCAAGTAATGATAGAGGCCAAAATAGTTGAAGTTGTATTAGACGATAAATACCTTTCTGGTATCAACTTAAATGATTTGCATAATGAAACAAAATCTATAACAAATCAAGATAGTTCCATTACTAGCCTGGTAATGAACTCTGATTTAGAAAATTTAGTAAAAACTTTAGACAAGTTTGGCACTTCAACCGTAATTTCAAGCCCTAGAGTACATGCTATAAATAATCAGCAAGCAATGATTTCATTTACTAAAAACCATATCTATTTTACTTCCGATATACAGAAAGATACCGGAAACTCCAATCATGCCTTAATTACCAAGATGAATAGCACTCCAATAGGTGTGGTGTTAATAATCCACCCAAGCATTAACATTGATACTAACGAAATATTTATGGATATACACCCAACCTTATCAAGAATTAACAATTACACTAAAGACCCAAATATAGAATATGTCGCACAACAGAATAAAATGAAATTAAATAGTGACATTCCAATTATTGAAACCAGAGAAATGCACTCTACGTTAAAAATTAAGAGCGGCGAAGTTATGGTAATTGGTGGGCTTATAGAGCATAGAAAAGATAACCAAAACTTATTGCATCAAAAGTCAAAAAAACTGGCTAAGACAGTAGAAACCGTCATCTTCCTGAAAGCAACAATCGTACCAACACTTGGTTTATTAGATATAAAAGATAGGAATTTATATATATATTAA
- a CDS encoding holo-[acyl-carrier-protein] synthase — translation MIYGIGTDIVYIPRILRISQKYGEKFLNKVYTKKEIEISKKYNRQEVRAKYFAKRFAAKEAFVKALGTGFSQGIIMKDIEIYSNIRGKPHLAITKDFISKDYKIHLSLSDDQDYATAFVVICVE, via the coding sequence ATGATATACGGTATTGGCACTGACATAGTATATATACCCAGAATATTGAGAATATCACAAAAATACGGGGAAAAATTTCTCAATAAAGTCTATACTAAGAAGGAGATAGAGATAAGCAAAAAATATAATAGACAAGAAGTAAGAGCAAAATATTTTGCTAAACGCTTTGCTGCAAAGGAAGCTTTTGTTAAAGCGCTAGGCACTGGATTCAGCCAAGGAATTATAATGAAAGATATAGAAATATACAGTAATATTAGGGGAAAACCACATCTTGCTATCACAAAGGATTTCATCTCGAAAGACTACAAGATACACCTTTCTCTAAGTGATGATCAAGATTATGCTACTGCGTTTGTTGTAATTTGCGTTGAGTAG
- a CDS encoding TerC family protein produces the protein MLADAWTLLILTLLETILGIDNLIFISLAIDKVPNLLRERARLIGFGLALLMRFVILFFISHILSMEKPIFHSVSLDISVKDLLMIAGGLFLIVKSSMELWSEIFVHKENKTKANVKSQFFLVVLQIILIDLVFSVDSILTAIALTHNMIIIAIAFTFSILAMLFSSSYTAQLIKSSPSLKVIAILFILLIGIYLILEGLHIELPKACLYSSFMFALLVEAISKIKTMRP, from the coding sequence ATGCTAGCTGATGCTTGGACTTTATTGATACTTACGCTACTTGAAACTATACTTGGTATAGACAATTTAATCTTTATTTCTCTAGCAATAGATAAGGTGCCAAATCTGCTGAGAGAAAGAGCCCGCCTGATAGGTTTTGGCTTGGCGCTATTGATGCGTTTTGTAATACTATTTTTTATATCACATATATTATCAATGGAAAAGCCTATATTTCACTCTGTATCACTAGATATTTCAGTAAAAGATTTGCTTATGATTGCAGGAGGGTTATTCCTTATTGTTAAAAGTTCTATGGAGTTATGGAGCGAAATTTTTGTACATAAGGAGAACAAAACAAAGGCAAACGTTAAATCACAATTTTTTTTAGTTGTGCTACAAATTATATTAATAGATTTAGTTTTTTCTGTTGATTCAATATTAACTGCTATAGCATTAACTCATAATATGATAATCATTGCTATAGCATTTACATTTTCCATATTAGCAATGCTATTTTCATCAAGTTATACCGCTCAGTTAATAAAATCCAGCCCAAGCTTAAAAGTAATTGCCATTCTATTTATTTTACTCATCGGTATATATTTAATACTTGAAGGACTTCACATAGAGCTACCAAAAGCATGTTTGTATTCTTCATTCATGTTTGCATTGCTTGTGGAAGCTATAAGCAAAATAAAGACAATGCGGCCTTGA
- a CDS encoding ankyrin repeat domain-containing protein: protein MGCIIVSNYKTVLQIASENCNLEVVKFLVENLLDVNVQVPKLTALHYASEAGCLEVVKFLVQKGADVSASDGYERWTPLHYAADQGRLEIVKFLLDKGADPSAVAKDGRTPRSMAVISEERNKDKNKQYREVIKLLSNAEGSLKNSK, encoded by the coding sequence ATGGGGTGCATTATAGTGAGTAATTATAAAACAGTACTACAAATTGCTTCTGAAAATTGTAACTTAGAGGTTGTAAAATTTTTGGTAGAAAATCTATTAGATGTTAATGTGCAGGTTCCTAAATTAACAGCATTACATTATGCTTCAGAGGCAGGTTGTTTAGAAGTCGTGAAGTTTCTAGTACAAAAAGGAGCTGATGTAAGTGCTTCTGACGGATACGAGCGATGGACACCGCTGCATTATGCTGCAGATCAAGGACGTTTGGAAATTGTTAAATTTTTATTAGACAAAGGAGCAGATCCTAGTGCTGTAGCTAAAGATGGAAGAACACCTAGAAGCATGGCTGTAATATCAGAAGAACGTAATAAAGATAAAAACAAGCAATACAGAGAAGTAATAAAACTACTTTCCAATGCAGAAGGCTCGCTAAAAAATAGCAAATAA